A stretch of the Panicum virgatum strain AP13 chromosome 9N, P.virgatum_v5, whole genome shotgun sequence genome encodes the following:
- the LOC120690841 gene encoding allene oxide cyclase, chloroplastic-like, whose protein sequence is MAAALRAAPPSPATARPAEGFAKAVAASRVAAGGGVGAAGKRKARGVAVRASLFSPKPAAAKDARPSKVQELYVYEINERDRESPAYLRLSAKQTENALGDLVPFTNKVYNGSLDKRLGITAGICVLIQHVPERNGDRYEAIYSVYFGDYGHITVQGPYLTYEESFLAVTGGSGVFEGAYGQVKLHQIVFPFKIFYTFYLRGIPDLPRELLCTPVPPSPAVEPTPAARAAEPHACVNNFTN, encoded by the exons atggccgccgcgctgagggctgcgccgccgtccccggccaCCGCCAGGCCCGCGGAAGGCTTcgccaaggcggtggcggcgtcgcgggtcgcggcaggcggcggcgtcggggcggccgggaagaggaaggcgcgcggcgtggcggtCCGGGCGTCGCTGTTCTCGCCCAAGCCCGCGGCGGCCAAGGACGCGCGGCCGTCCAAGGTGCAGGAGCTCTACGTGTACGAGATCAACGAGCGGGACCGCGAGAGCCCCGCGTACCTGCGCCTCAGCGCCAAGCAGACGGAGAACGCGCTGGGCGACCTCGTGCCCTTCACCAACAAG GTGTACAACGGGAGCCTGGACAAGCGGCTGGGCATCACCGCCGGCATCTGCGTGCTGATCCAGCACGTCCCCGAGCGCAACGGCGACCGGTACGAGGCCATCTACAGCGTCTACTTCGGCGACTACGGCCACATCACGGTGCAGGGCCCGTACCTGACCTACGAGGAGTCGTTCCTGGCCGTCACGGGCGGCTCCGGCGTCTTCGAGGGCGCCTACGGCCAGGTGAAGCTCCACCAGATCGTCTTCCCCTTCAAGATCTTTTACACCTTCTACCTCCGGGGCATCCCGGACCTGCCGCGGGAGCTGCTCTGCACGCCCGTCCCGCCCTCCCCCGCCGTCgagcccacccccgccgccagGGCCGCCGAGCCCCACGCCTGCGTCAACAACTTCACCAACTGA